ATCCACCAAGGTGAATTAGGGCTAACTCATTAGACTCCGCTAAAATATTCATATCTAACCCTTTTATCTATGCTTAATAGGGGTGTAACCTAaagatatgtcttcactgcagatggGAGCATGTGTCTCAGCCTGGGCAGATAAACTCGTGCTAGGAGGGCTTGAGcactgcactaaaaatagctgtatggATGTTGTGACTCAGGCTGTTAAGCCTAGGGGGTCAACttgggtgggcttgagagcccaagctgcagcTTGGATCACGACGTCTGTCTGCCTGAGAGGCACTCGCGCCTAggtgcattgtagacataccccaaattACTGTGCAGCTTACTCATTCGGCAGCACGCACACAGTTCTCACAACTCTGAATGTTTTCCTGCAGAAAGACAGTGCTATCTCTGCAGGCTAAACTTGCCCAAATTTAGATTCCCTCTAGTTTAtatctttttatgtatttgttctACTAATCAATGAATCTTTTCAAACTTGCTTACACAGATAAATTAGGTACATCTCTACTGATTAGGAAATGCACAACTAGATTCGTGGTTTTGGCAAGTTTCCAAAGCACTGGTCTTCCCAGTAATGCAATACCCTCAATATATTTCCTACAGCTTCACAAAATCCCTATTTACTATACGAATATCCCAAGAAATCCAACACTCCTTAGATTGCTAGATACCCCCTCCAGGGAGTGCACATGCTTTCAGCATCTAAGTAGGAACTTTCTGGGATGCTAGCTCCCTTCCAGCAGTGAAAGGTCAGACCAAGGTTCAGATGTACACTGCCCTTTTAGAGCACTGTGAACAGGGGAAATGGAAACTTTGTTCTCCTGTATCCTTTTCACTTCATGGTCATGTGTGTTCACTATTTTAGTTAGCACGCTTTGAGTCTattcatagccctggtctacactaggactttaggtcgaatttagcagcattaaatcgatgtaaacctgcacccgtccacacgatgaagccctttatttcaacttaaagggctcttaaaatcgatttccttactccacccctgacaagtggattagcgcttaaatcggccttgccgggtcgaatttggggtactgtggacacaattcgacggtattggcctctgggagctatcccagagtgctccattgtgaccgctctggacagcactctcaactcagatgcactggccaggtagacaggaaaagaaccgcgaacttttgaatctcatttcctgtttggccagcgtggcaagctgcaggtgaccatgcagagctcatcagcagaggtgaccatgatggagtcccagaatctcaaaagaactccagcatggaccgaacaggaggtacgggatctgatcgctgtatggggagaggaatccgtgctatcagaactcggttccagttttcgaaatgtcAAAACCTTTgttaaaatctcccagggcatgaaggacagaggccataacagggacccgaagcagtgccgcgtgaaactgaaggagctgaggcaagcctaccagaaaaccagagaggcgaacggccgctccgggtcagagccccaaacatgccgcttctatgatgagctgcatgccattttagggggttcagccaccactaccccagctgtgttgtttgactccttcaatagagatggaggcaatacggaagcaggttttggggacgaagatgatgatgatgatgaggttgtagatagctcacagcaagcaagtggagaaaccggttttcccgacagccagaaactgtttctcaccctggacctggagccagtacaccccgaacccacccaaggctgcctcctggacccagcaggcggagaagggacctccggtgagtgtaccttttaaaatactatacatggtttaaaagcaagcatgtgaaaggattactttgccctggcattcgcggctctcctggatgtactcccaaagcctttgcaaaaggtttctggggagggcagccttattgcgtccttcatggtaggacactttaccaccccaggccagtaacacgtactcgggaatcattgtacaacaaagcattggaGTGTATGTtcgctggcgttcaaacaacatccgttctttatctctctgtgttatcctcaggagagtgagatataattcatggtcacctggttgaaatagagtgcttttcttcaggggaaactcagaggagcccattcctgctgggctgtttgcctgtggctaaacagaaatgttccccgctgttagccacagggaggggggagggttgagagggtagccacgcggtggggggaggcaaaatgcgaccttgtaatgaaagcacatgtgctatgtatgtaatgttaacagcaaggtttaccctgaaagagtgtagccactgttttataaaatgtgtctttttaaataccgctgtcccttttttttctccaccagctgcatgtgtttcaatgatcacaggatcttctccttcccagaggctagtgaagcttagaaagaaaaaaaaacgcactcgagatgaaatgttctccgagctcatgctgtcctctcacactgacagagcacacatgaatgcatggaggcaaataatgtcagagtgcaggaaagcacaaaatgaccgggaggagaggtggcgagctgaagagagtaagtggcgggctgaagacagggctgaagctcaaatgtggcggcagcgtgatgagaggaggcaggattcaatgctgaggctgctggaggaccaaaccagtatgctccagtgtatggttgagctgcagcaaaggcagctggagcacagactgccattGTGTAGTGTaacctgtgtaaccaaccgccctcctccccaagttccatagcctccacacccagacgcccaagaacgcggtgagggggccaccagccaaccagccactccgccacagaggattgcccaaaaaaaagaaggctggcattcaataaattttaaagttgtaaacttttaaagtgctgtgtggcattttccttccctcctccaccacccctcctgggctaccttggtagtcatccccctatttgtgtgatgaatgaataaagaatgcatgaatgtgaagcaacaatgactttattgcctctgcaagcggtgattgaagggaggaggggagggtggttagcttacagggaagtagagtgaaccaaggggcggggggtttcatcaaggagaaacaaacagaactttcacaccgtagcctggccagtcatgaaactggttttaaaagcttctctgatgcgcactgcaccctcctgtgctcttctaatcgccctggtgtctggctgcacgtaaccagcagccaggcgatttgcctcaacctcccaccccgccataaacgtctcccccttactctcagagatattgtggagcacacagcaagcagtaataacagtgggaatattgatttcgctgaggtctaagcgagtcagtaaattgcgccagcgcgcctttaaacgtccaaatgcacattctaccaccgttctgcacttgctcagcctgtagttgaagagctcctgactactgcctgtgtacggcttcatgagccatggcattaaggggtaggctgggtccccaaggatacatataggcatttcaacatccccagcagttattttctggtctgggaataaagtcccttcctgcagcttttgaaacagaccagagttcctgaagatgcgagcatcatgtacctttcctggccatgccacgttgatgttggtgaaacgtcccttgtgatccaccagagcttgcagcactattgaaaagtaccccttgcggtttatgtactcagcggcttggtgctccggtgccaagatagggatatgggttctgtctatggccccaccacagttagggaatcccattgcagcaaagccatccactatgacctgcacatttcccagggtcactacccttgatatcagcagatctttgattgcatgggctactttcatcacagcagcccctacagtagatttgcccactccaaattgattcccaactgaccggtagctgtctggcgttgcaagcttccacagggctatcgccactcgcttctcaactgtgagggctgctctcatcttggtattcatgcacctcagggcaggggaaagcaagtcacaaagttccatgaaagtgcccttacgcatgcgaaagtttcgcagccactgggaatcgtcccagacccgcaacactatgcggtcccaccagtctgtgcctgtttcccaagcccagaatcagcgttccacagcatgaacctgccccattagcaccatgatgcatgcattggcagggcccatgctttcagagaaatctgtgtccatgtcctgatcactcacgtgaccgcgctgacgtcgtctcctcgcccggtatcgctttgccaggttctggtgctgcatatactgctggataatgtgtgtggtgtttaatgtgctcctaattgccaaagtgagctgagcggcctccatgcttgccttggtatggcgtcggcacagaaaaaaggcgcagaacgattgtctgccgttgctctgacggagggaggggcgcctgacaacacggcttacagggttggcttcagggagctaaaatcaacaaaggggctgactttacatcaaggagtatttcaggcagggcttcacggagggttccaataagaaatggtgcacctaagttattgttcttattggaacaaggaggttagcctggcctctgattgatacatggctagatttacctcgctgcaccttctctgtgagtgactgcagtgtgacctagaggaatgagtcccctagacgggggagagggggaagcaaatgagtacaaaacaaatctggtctatttcttgttttgatccactccatctatcttttacatctttggctggcagcagacggtgcagaaggactgcatgccatccacatctcatggctgctcggtagaagatggtacagtacgactgctagccatcctcatctcttgcctgcccggcagaagatggtatagtacgactgctagcaatccgtatcgcctgcctgctcaccataagacggttcaataggactgactgcaggactaaagagaatgacctggtcaagtcactccaaatttagtccctgcgcccatgtctgcccaggcgctcccagccgatgtggccaggagcacctcggacacgacaagaacggctaccagtcgtactgcaccgtctgctgccagaaggcaatgggttgctgctactgtgtagcaatgccgtaccgcgtctgccagcacccaggagacatacggtgacggttacctgagcgggctccatgcttgtcgtggtatggcgtctgcacaggtaactcaggaaaaaaggcgcgaaacaattgtctgcccttgctttcacggagggagggagggaacgggggcctgacgatatgtacccagaaccacccgcgacaatgttttagccccatcaggcattgggatctcaacccagaattccaatgggcagcggaaactgtgggatagctatccacagtgcaacgctctggaagtcgactctagcctcggtacggtggaagcgctccgccgagttaatgcacttaatgcacttagagcattttctgtggggacacgcacactcgaatatataaaaccgatttctaaaaaaacgacttctataaattcaaccttattccgtagtgtagacatacccatagttcctaaattttttaaaaatgtattactttATTATTAGGCTCTATGCCATTGTGTAGTCAGGCTGGTTTCAATCCACTGCGTATCTCCCCTGCTGGTTGGTAGACCAGGAAAACCATTCTGAGAAATCCCCGGGACTGAGTCAGCACATCAGATTGAAAAGTATTCTGGGTTCAAACACTGTGCCTCCTGTAATGGCAGAAAGAGAAGTTACTTAGCCAGATTTCCCACTCCCCACAAACTTCTTTGGAGTCTATATAATGGGTTCTGAATAAATGGGGAAAGGACCTAGTATGGGTCAAGGCTTCTGCTCCTCATAAAAATGAGCTATTGTTCAGCTATATGAAAAGTGGAACATGTATGTAGTAGCCCCAACAGAACTACTTTCCAGAGGCTTCTGACTAAGGTGTCAAGAATGTATATGCTCCCAAAAGTGGGGATCTGTGCTGTCCATCTATTCTAACTACAGTTATTACGGTACCAAGAGTAGTCTCTCTTTCCCCTGAGATAGCACATTGTCATCACTTAACAAATAACACATAATAATCTCCTTTGAtatatttaaatttgttttatatatttaaatttgaTATATTTAAATTTGTCAGGAtctctaattttaaataaaattattctggTGAGGAAGCTATTGTACGTGCTTGTAACATTAGAGTATTAAATTAATGTTGAcaaacaagaaaaatacaaacTTTTGTATCTGATAGATCCACTTTAAAAGACATTCTAGCAAGTGCCTTAGTCACTAGATATTTTACATTAGTGgattttttaatctttatttttaatattgaggTAAAATTGTTTGTCTGAGGGTAGTATTTTGACATACTAGTATGTTTAGTTATGCAAAGGTAAATCAGCCACCAGAATATGATGGAGTGAAATTGACAAGGTATTTAAAAGGGATTATGCATTTCTAATTAGTCCACTGTGCCTGTAGATAGAAATTAATTATATTGTTATGTAAATGTCATGCTAATTAAGAGAGAATATTGAAGGTGTAATAAATCTGCAAAAGAAATAGGTAAGTTAActattttttatgtttttattaatattttatagagTTACAACAGAAGCTGGTAGAGAAATGTTTGATTATTGACCTACAGACAATTTTTAGCTGACTGACTGCTTCACAATTCATTTTTCCTAATTGATGTCTTTAGTGCACTATGTTAACATTAGCCACAGTGGGCTAGTGATACCAGGAGCCAACAATAGCCAGGCATTGCAAATGTATTAACAAGACCTTGTGTGTATATGCATGTATATGTATGTACTTTAGTGTTTTCAAGGTTACAAAGTGCTTCTCTTCTGTAGTTGCCCTCCCTTTATTTTGAGTGCTGGACTGTGCAAACCCAATGACATTGTCAACTCTTTTGTCTTCATagtgagtcttgcaatatttgaaaccacagctcctggagtcatattACAAGGGAAGCTCAGCTttcgtttaaaaaacaaacaaacaaaaaactctagAAGGCACATAAAAAGATCACAAATTCTTTAAAATCTTATGACTTCTCAGCTAGCCTCATGATTTTTATAAATGATTCCCCCTTGCCCCCAAGTACCCGCTTGCAGCTGGGTGCCCTAACACTAGGATTACCATGCTACTTCCCAACTTGGGGCCCCTAATGGCTCCATAATAGATTTTCTTGCCTCCATAATACTCCTCCTCGGGGCCAGTTTGTTACAAAAACATATAGTGACAAAAATGCATAACAAAAGTCCCCAAACAAAGTCCTTTTATTATTTCCAGTAATGTGATCCTTAAAATCCCATGACATCTAGTCTGCCGATGTAGCACATACCATGCTCTGGTGTCTTCCATCATAGCTTGGCTCTTCAGCCACCCCAGTCCTTCCAGCTGGAGTGCAACCTTGGTCTTCCCAGAagcaacccccctgctccccctgatCTTCACCAGGCAGCATCCATCACTCCCCTTGCTCTGTTAACCTCTCCTCTCAGAAAGACCAGCAAGGAGGCTCTTCTGCTGCTCTTTGGGAGGTCAACTGGCAAACccctctgcagatctcctggctTCAGCCTTCTTCAGGCCTCTGGATCCAGCTTGGAAGTCAGCAGGCAATTCCCTCTGCTGCTGTCCTGCCTTCAGCTCTCTGGCTTGAGGAGGTCAGCCAGCAAATCCCCTCTCCTGCTTTCAGCCTTGCCCCAGGAACCTCTGACAGCTTCCTTCAGGAACTTCCCACCTCCCTGATTCTCCCTGATCCTTTCTAGCCCCAGGTACTGCTCTGCCCTCTTAATTGGCCAAACTAGAGCACCTGGTCTGGCATAGGGCCCTGGGCCTGCTTCATTTAAAGGGAGAGTAATTAATAGCTTCCAGTCATTTGGATTATGCTAAGAATTGGACAACTAGAGTGTTTCATGTGCAAAGTGCATCTACTGAATGAGCATTTTGTGACCCATAGTTAAACACACCAAGCACTGATTCCAGGTACTAAGATTCTGATACTTAGAGGGACATGTTAACGTAAACCTACTTGTTGTAGTGGTTAAGTGAGGATAGTCATTTAACTTCAGTTTCCTAAACAAACTGTACTAATTTCAGCCCAGTGAAAAATACACTGCCTGTTTCAAATAGTATAAAGATCTCTGAGTTAGTTGTCAGTATTACAATGGATTCAGCATCATGGTTTCCCCATAGAATTGCAGATTCGAGCCCACCGTACACAATTATGCATGACTACTTTTAATGGTGGAACAAAAAACAGCTATAGAAGAAAGTGCTGCAAAGGGCATGCAGACTTCATCGGTTATGAGGCACTCTGGTGTATTTGCATGCAAATCCCAAGTTACTAGTTGTTGAAGCCCTACTACTATGCAATACAAAAAATCAGACCTATCTGAACATAATATCTAATGAGGCAATAAACAAACTCCTACTGCACTCCAGCAAATGCAAAAGAATGAGAAATAGTTGCAAtttattctgctttaaaaatgGCAAGTAAAAAATCCTATATTTGCCTGGGTGCTGAAAGCCCTACCTGGTGTAAATATTTTACTGTACAATAATCTTGATCTCAAAGGCTCCATCACTGTAGAAAATCAATTTTTCTTTCTATGAAAAT
This genomic window from Eretmochelys imbricata isolate rEreImb1 chromosome 3, rEreImb1.hap1, whole genome shotgun sequence contains:
- the LOC144263030 gene encoding uncharacterized protein LOC144263030, which produces MKDRGHNRDPKQCRVKLKELRQAYQKTREANGRSGSEPQTCRFYDELHAILGGSATTTPAVLFDSFNRDGGNTEAGFGDEDDDDDEVVDSSQQASGETGFPDSQKLFLTLDLEPVHPEPTQGCLLDPAGGEGTSAACVSMITGSSPSQRLVKLRKKKKRTRDEMFSELMLSSHTDRAHMNAWRQIMSECRKAQNDREERWRAEESKWRAEDRAEAQMWRQRDERRQDSMLRLLEDQTSMLQCMVELQQRQLEHRLPLCSVTCVTNRPPPQVP